A window of the Radiobacillus deserti genome harbors these coding sequences:
- a CDS encoding glycoside hydrolase family 13 protein — MNQIWWKEAVAYQVYPRSFMDSNGDGIGDIQGMISKLDYLKDLGIDVIWVSPIYSSPNDDNGYDISDYKGIMSEFGTMKDFDELLSEVHSRGMKLIMDLVINHTSDEHPWFIESRSSKDNPYRDYYIWHPGKDGKEPNNWESIFGGSAWEYDEQTKEYYLHVFSRKQPDLNWENPDVRSDLYEMVNWWLDKGIDGFRIDAISHIKKLPGFPDLPNPENKKYVNSMPGHMNRDGIQVYLEELKKETFDKYDIMTVGEANGVSVDQADEWVGEENGKFNMIFQFEHLDLWGKSISGGLDIHALKQTLTKWQKGLEGNGWNALFLENHDQPRSVSTWGNDKELREHSAKCLATLYFLMQGTPFIYQGQELGMTNVQFDSIEDYNDVAIKNLYRNEREEGKSHEEIMKIIWKNGRDNSRTPMQWNAQENAGFTTGTPWLKVNPNFKEINVEREMKDDTSIYHYYKDLITLRKQHDVLVYGNYDLVLEDHDQVYAYTRTLDEKQFLVICNLFAEKAKVDLPEGVEQEHLKLMMSNYETTDDIFTLNPYEARIYKVITRLGHNEKDKPKS; from the coding sequence ATGAATCAAATATGGTGGAAGGAAGCAGTTGCCTACCAGGTTTATCCGCGAAGCTTTATGGATTCTAACGGGGATGGAATTGGTGACATTCAAGGAATGATTTCTAAATTAGATTATTTAAAGGATTTAGGAATCGATGTTATTTGGGTTTCTCCAATTTATAGCTCACCAAATGATGATAATGGCTATGATATTAGTGATTACAAAGGAATAATGTCCGAATTTGGAACGATGAAGGACTTTGACGAACTTTTATCAGAAGTCCACTCTAGAGGCATGAAGCTCATTATGGATTTAGTTATTAATCATACCTCAGATGAGCATCCTTGGTTTATTGAATCAAGATCTTCCAAGGATAATCCGTATCGTGATTACTATATTTGGCATCCGGGCAAAGATGGAAAAGAACCGAATAACTGGGAATCGATTTTTGGAGGTTCTGCTTGGGAATATGATGAGCAAACAAAAGAGTACTATTTGCATGTCTTTTCTCGTAAGCAACCAGATTTAAATTGGGAAAACCCGGATGTTCGTAGTGACTTATATGAAATGGTGAACTGGTGGTTAGATAAAGGGATTGATGGATTCCGAATTGATGCTATTTCTCATATTAAGAAGCTTCCCGGATTCCCTGACTTACCAAATCCAGAGAATAAAAAGTATGTAAACTCTATGCCTGGTCATATGAATCGAGATGGAATCCAGGTCTACTTAGAAGAGCTCAAAAAGGAAACCTTTGATAAATATGACATCATGACAGTCGGTGAAGCAAATGGAGTAAGTGTAGATCAAGCCGATGAGTGGGTTGGAGAGGAGAATGGCAAGTTCAATATGATCTTCCAATTCGAGCATTTAGATCTATGGGGCAAAAGTATATCAGGTGGGTTAGATATTCATGCTCTGAAACAAACGTTAACCAAATGGCAAAAGGGACTTGAAGGAAACGGATGGAACGCTTTATTTTTAGAAAACCATGACCAGCCTCGATCTGTTTCCACTTGGGGAAACGATAAAGAGCTAAGAGAACATTCAGCTAAATGCTTGGCGACACTGTATTTTCTCATGCAAGGAACACCATTTATTTACCAAGGTCAAGAGCTGGGAATGACGAATGTCCAATTTGACTCTATTGAGGATTATAATGATGTAGCCATTAAAAATTTATATCGAAACGAGCGAGAAGAAGGCAAATCTCACGAAGAGATTATGAAGATCATTTGGAAAAATGGAAGAGATAATTCCCGTACTCCGATGCAATGGAATGCACAAGAAAATGCTGGTTTTACAACAGGAACCCCTTGGTTGAAGGTGAATCCAAATTTCAAAGAAATAAATGTGGAACGAGAAATGAAGGATGATACCTCCATCTACCATTATTACAAAGACTTAATTACGTTAAGAAAACAACATGATGTCCTTGTATATGGAAACTATGATCTAGTTTTGGAAGATCATGACCAAGTGTATGCTTACACGAGAACGCTCGATGAAAAGCAGTTCTTAGTGATATGTAATTTATTTGCTGAGAAGGCTAAGGTAGATTTGCCAGAGGGTGTGGAGCAAGAACACTTAAAACTAATGATGAGTAACTATGAAACTACGGATGACATTTTTACACTAAATCCATATGAAGCAAGAATATACAAAGTAATAACGAGGCTGGGGCATAACGAAAAGGATAAGCCGAAAAGCTGA
- a CDS encoding VOC family protein, whose product MFHGSDKQHVTHVSLIVSDIERAITFYVDTLGFKVKKRQNGVASLTVDGKQTIITLEQPEAVTEKEARRTGLYHFAVLVPTRKDLALVLKRLLEKGYPLQGASDHLVSEALYLSDPDGHGVEIYADRPSERWTWRNGEVVMTTAAIDGPDLLAEAEEYVWGGLPSNTVLGHIHLHVAELDEVRRFYTDGLGFQVVNSQYGTQVLFVSTNGYHHHVGLNIWNGRNAPKPSSNSVRMKYFTVSYPSVEEMEQVVRRLELLNAPFHFVEDAVFTKDPSGNQIELVFS is encoded by the coding sequence ATGTTTCATGGATCAGACAAACAGCATGTTACGCATGTATCCTTGATTGTCTCAGATATAGAAAGAGCAATTACATTTTATGTGGATACGTTAGGGTTTAAAGTGAAGAAACGACAGAATGGAGTTGCTTCCCTCACTGTAGACGGAAAGCAAACAATCATTACATTGGAACAGCCTGAAGCGGTTACGGAAAAAGAAGCCCGAAGGACAGGGTTATACCATTTTGCTGTTTTGGTTCCAACGAGAAAAGATCTGGCACTAGTCTTGAAACGTTTGCTAGAAAAAGGATACCCATTACAAGGTGCGTCTGACCACTTAGTGAGTGAAGCACTCTACTTATCAGATCCCGATGGACACGGTGTTGAAATTTATGCAGATCGCCCTTCGGAGCGATGGACTTGGCGGAATGGTGAAGTCGTAATGACAACGGCTGCAATCGATGGTCCGGATTTATTAGCAGAAGCAGAGGAATACGTTTGGGGAGGGTTGCCATCAAATACGGTGCTAGGGCATATCCATTTACATGTCGCGGAGCTAGACGAGGTAAGGCGATTCTATACAGACGGACTCGGCTTTCAAGTTGTAAATAGTCAGTATGGTACACAAGTGCTATTCGTATCGACTAATGGATATCACCACCATGTTGGATTGAATATTTGGAATGGACGTAATGCACCAAAGCCATCTTCTAATAGTGTGAGAATGAAGTATTTTACAGTTTCTTATCCTTCTGTAGAAGAAATGGAACAAGTAGTTCGACGACTGGAACTACTGAATGCACCGTTTCACTTTGTAGAGGACGCTGTTTTTACGAAAGATCCATCTGGTAACCAAATAGAATTGGTATTCTCCTAA